From Nicotiana tabacum cultivar K326 chromosome 22, ASM71507v2, whole genome shotgun sequence, one genomic window encodes:
- the LOC107810773 gene encoding putative beta-D-xylosidase 2 translates to MSGGLSNPTSTLFIFCFFLIAISVQARPPFACDPRDRATKNFPFCQTNLAIGDRVRDLIGRLTLQEKVKLLGNTAAAVSRLGIKGYEWWSEALHGVSNVGPGTKFGGDFPGATSFPQVISTAASFNASLWEEIGRVVSDEARAMYNGEMGGLTYWSPNVNIFRDPRWGRGQETPGEDPVVAGIYAERYVRGLQGNEEGDRLKVAACCKHYTAYDLDNWSGVDRFHFNAKVSKQDMEDTFDVPFRSCVREGKVASVMCSYNQVNGIPTCADPELLRKTIRGGWGLNGYIVSDCDSVGVFYENQHYTSTPEEAAADAIKAGLDLDCGPFLAQHTETAVQSGILKEASIDTNLANTVAVQMRLGMFDGEPSAQPYGHLGPRDVCSPAHQELALEAARQGIVLLKNHGPVLPLSPPRHRTVAVIGPNSDVTVTMIGNYAGVACGYTSPLQGIAKYAKTIHQEGCGDVACSDDRLFPRAVDAARQADATVLVMGLDQSIEAEFRDRTGLLLPGFQQDLISQVSKASRGPVILVLMSGGPVDVTFAEKDPRIGGIVWVGYPGQAGGAAIADVLFGAHNPGGKLPMTWYPQEYLNNLPMTTMDMRANLAKGYPGRTYRFYKGPLVYPFGHGLSYTKFINTIAEVPNMLAIPIFGRHASNTTSKAIRVTHAKCSKLSIQVHIDVKNVGSKDGTQTLLVFSKPPVGLWVPHKQLVAFQKVYVPAGSLQRVTINIHVCKYLSVVDRAGVRRIPIGEHSLHIGDAKHTLSLQASVLGVIKS, encoded by the exons ATGAGTGGAGGCCTCAGCAACCCCACCTCTACTCTGttcattttttgcttctttcTAATTGCAATATCTGTTCAAGCTCGTCCCCCATTTGCCTGTGACCCAAGAGATAGGGCTACCAAAAACTTCCCCTTTTGTCAAACAAATTTGGCCATTGGTGATAGAGTAAGGGACCTCATTGGGAGGTTAACATTGCAAGAGAAGGTGAAATTATTGGGGAATACTGCTGCAGCTGTGTCGAGGCTGGGAATCAAAGGCTATGAGTGGTGGTCGGAGGCACTACATGGAGTGTCAAATGTAGGACCAGGGACTAAGTTTGGTGGTGATTTTCCAGGAGCCACCAGCTTCCCTCAAGTCATTAGTACTGCTGCTTCTTTCAATGCTTCCTTGTGGGAAGAAATTGGACGG GTAGTATCAGATGAAGCAAGAGCAATGTACAACGGAGAGATGGGAGGACTGACATATTGGAGCCCAAATGTGAACATATTTAGAGACCCAAGGTGGGGCCGGGGACAGGAGACACCCGGTGAGGATCCAGTGGTAGCCGGTATATACGCCGAGCGTTATGTGAGAGGGTTACAGGGAAACGAGGAAGGTGACCGGCTGAAAGTAGCGGCATGTTGCAAGCACTACACGGCTTACGATCTCGATAACTGGAGTGGGGTCGATAGATTCCACTTTAATGCTAAG GTTAGCAAGCAAGACATGGAAGATACATTCGACGTACCATTTAGAAGTTGTGTTAGAGAAGGTAAGGTGGCTAGTGTTATGTGCTCTTACAATCAAGTCAATGGCATACCAACTTGTGCTGATCCAGAACTTCTTCGCAAAACCATACGCGGCGGTTGGGGTCTTAACGGCTACATTGTCTCCGACTGTGACTCCGTCGGAGTTTTCTACGAAAATCAACACTATACATCAACACCTGAGGAAGCTGCTGCTGATGCTATCAAAGCAGGCCTTGATTTGGACTGTGGGCCTTTTCTGGCCCAACATACTGAGACTGCAGTGCAAAGTGGTATCCTTAAAGAGGCTTCTATAGATACCAATTTAGCTAATACAGTTGCTGTCCAGATGAGGCTTGGTATGTTTGATGGAGAACCATCAGCCCAACCTTATGGTCACCTTGGCCCGAGAGATGTTTGCAGCCCGGCCCATCAAGAACTCGCGCTTGAAGCTGCTAGACAGGGCATTGTTCTTCTTAAGAATCATGGGCCTGTTCTTCCTCTTTCTCCTCCACGCCATCGCACTGTTGCTGTCATTGGACCTAATTCGGATGTTACCGTCACAATGATTGGAAATTACGCAG GTGTTGCATGTGGATACACAAGCCCATTACAAGGAATAGCCAAGTATGCAAAGACCATTCACCAAGAAGGTTGTGGTGATGTAGCTTGCTCTGATGATAGACTATTTCCTAGAGCTGTAGATGCTGCACGTCAAGCGGACGCAACTGTGCTAGTAATGGGCCTGGACCAATCTATTGAGGCTGAATTCAGAGACAGAACTGGGCTCCTTTTGCCTGGGTTCCAACAAGATCTCATCTCCCAAGTATCCAAGGCCTCAAGAGGTCCTGTTATATTGGTCCTTATGTCTGGGGGCCCAGTTGATGTTACATTTGCAGAGAAGGATCCACGAATTGGTGGTATTGTTTGGGTTGGTTATCCTGGACAAGCCGGTGGTGCTGCTATTGCTGATGTCCTTTTTGGAGCCCATAATCCAG GTGGGAAGCTGCCAATGACATGGTACCCACAGGAGTACCTAAACAATTTACCAATGACAACAATGGACATGCGTGCAAACTTAGCCAAAGGTTACCCTGGAAGAACATACCGTTTCTACAAAGGTCCATTAGTATACCCATTTGGGCATGGATTAAGCTACACTAAATTCATAAACACAATTGCTGAAGTTCCAAACATGTTAGCCATTCCAATATTTGGTCGCCATGCTTCCAACACAACAAGCAAAGCAATCAGAGTAACACATGCAAAATGCAGTAAATTATCAATTCAAGTTCATATCGACGTGAAGAACGTAGGATCAAAGGACGGTACACAAACATTGCTCGTATTTTCAAAGCCGCCAGTTGGACTTTGGGTGCCACATAAACAATTGGTCGCGTTTCAAAAAGTGTATGTCCCGGCGGGTTCGCTGCAACGAGTGACGATAAATATTCATGTTTGCAAGTATTTAAGCGTGGTAGATAGGGCTGGTGTTCGAAGAATTCCAATAGGTGAACACAGTCTTCATATTGGTGATGCTAAGCATACCTTGTCACTTCAAGCATCAGTTCTTGGGGTTATTAAATCTTGA